A section of the Tenrec ecaudatus isolate mTenEca1 chromosome 10, mTenEca1.hap1, whole genome shotgun sequence genome encodes:
- the PRCD gene encoding photoreceptor disk component PRCD, with amino-acid sequence MCTTLFLLSTLALLWRRWFANRVEPEPSDVDGAGTNSSSETDAQASSREKAPQKEACVSPG; translated from the exons ATGTGTACCACCCTGTTTCTGCTCAGTACCCTGGCCCTGCTGTGGCGCCGCTGGTTCGCCAATCGTGTGGAACC GGAGCCCAGTGACGTGGATGGGGCAGGGACAAACAGCAGCTCAGAAACAGACGCCCAGGCCTCAAGCAG GGAGAAAGCGCCTCAGAAGGAAGCCTGCGTGTCTCCCGGCTGA
- the CYGB gene encoding cytoglobin, protein MEKVAGDMESERRGSEELSEAERKAVQATWARLYANCEDVGVAILVRFFVNFPSAKQYFSQFKHMEEPLEMERSPQLRKHACRVMGALNTVVENLHDPDKVSSVLALVGKAHALKHKVEPVYFKILSGVILEVVSEEFANDFPPETQRAWAKLRGLIYSHVTAAYTEVGWLQQVPNATIPPATVPSSGP, encoded by the exons ATGGAGAAAGTGGCCGGCGACATGGAGAGCGAGCGCCGGGGGAGCGAGGAGCTGTCCGAGGCGGAGAGGAAGGCGGTGCAGGCGACGTGGGCCCGGCTCTATGCCAACTGCGAGGACGTGGGGGTGGCCATCCTGGTGAG GTTCTTCGTGAACTTCCCGTCGGCCAAGCAGTACTTCAGTCAATTCAAGCACATGGAGGAGCCCCTGGAGATGGAGCGCAGTCCCCAGCTCCGGAAGCACGCCTGCCGGGTCATGGGGGCCCTCAACACGGTGGTGGAGAACCTGCATGACCCAGACAAGGTGTCCTCCGTGCTGGCCCTGGTGGGCAAAGCCCACGCCCTCAAGCACAAGGTGGAGCCTGTGTACTTCAAG atcctctcTGGGGTCATCCtggaggtggtctctgaggaGTTTGCCAACGACTTCCCACCGGAGACGCAGAGAGCCTGGGCCAAGCTGCGTGGGCTCATCTACAGCCACGTGACCGCCGCCTACACGGAAGTGGGCTGGCTTCAGCAGGTCCCCAACGCCACCAT CCCACCGGCCACAGTGCCCTCCTCAGGGCCGTAG